TTTCTTTGTTAGAATAGCATGGAAAGAATCAGAATGCAACCGTTTTACTTTCCTTTCCTGAAAATTTTTATCATTTTTCAAAAATTCTTTTTTGAAAGAAGTATGCTAAAATAAAAGTGACTATTTTGAAAGAAGGTTTCCTTATGAATTTAGCAAAAATTGAAGAGTTAAAGACTTGGTTAAAATCTCACGATATTCCTTTGGCCTATATTTCCAATCCAGATCACATTGCCTATTATTCCGGTTATAAAAGTGATCCCCATGAACGTGTTTTGGCGCTGTTTATTTCGGCTACTGCCGATCCATTTTTATTTACCCCAGCTTTAGAGGTTGAAACAGCCAAAAACAGCAGCTGGCAATTTGATGTTTTAGGTTATGCGGATAATGAAAACCCTTGGCAATTAATTGTAGCCGCTATTAAAGCACGTTTTGATGAACCCAAAAAAATGGCTATTGAAAAGAATCATTTAACCGTTGATCGGCTTGAGATACTCCGATCTCTTTTACTCCACACTGATTTTAATTTTGATTTAACCTCTGTCATTCAACAAAGTCAATTACGTAAGACAGCTAGTGAAATTAAACTGTTAGAAGAAGCTGGTGACTGGGCAGATGAAGCATTTAAAATCGGTTTTGCCGCTATCAAAGCAGGTGCATCTGAAGCAGAAATCACCGCAGAAATTGAATATCAATTAAAACGACGTGGCGTTAGCCAAATGAGCTTTGACACCATCGTTTTGGCTGGTGATAACGCTGCAAATCCCCATGGTACCCCTGGAGCACGTAAAATTGTTCCAAATGAGTTAGTTCTTTTTGATTTAGGTGTTATCTGGAAAGGCTATTGCAGTGATGCAACACGCACTGTTGCATTTCAAAAACCCACAGCGTTACAAGAAAAAATTTACCAAATTGTCTTAGAAGCACAATTAGCCGCACAAGATTTTGTTCGCCCCGGTGTGACTGCGGCTCAAATTGATCAAGTTGCCCGCGATGTAATTGAAAAAGCCGGTTATGGGAAATATTTCAACCACCGTCTGGGACATGGCATCGGCACTACTGTCCATGAATTCCCATCCCTGGTTGAAGGTAACGATTTAGTGATTGAAGAAGGAATGTGCTTTTCAATTGAACCTGGTATTTATTTACCAGGTGAAGTTGGTGTACGTATTGAAGATTGCATCCACGTGACCCAAAAAGGATGTGCAGCCTTTACCAAAACACCAAAAGAATTGCAAATCATCACAAAATAATTTTTTAATTGCCCTTTTATCGAACTATCGAAGCTAAAACTGGCATCTTTTATTGCAAATAAGAAACTGGATAATTTCAAAAATAGCTACTGCTGTTGTGGGACTATCCAGTTTATTTTATTTTTAGTGTCACTTATTGATTTAAAGAGAATAATTTGTTTTACGCATAATTTATTTTTAACTGGAAATTTAAGTCCAGTAGGCGAGTAGATGCCTTTTAGCTTACATTTGTTTGATACATTAAAAACACCTCTGCTAATTATTGGGCAGAGGTGCTTCTTTATTATTCAGGATTATTTTCTTCCACTTTTTCTTTTAATTCTTTTTCAGCCGCTTTAAAATCTTGTGCTGCCATGTTGGTTTCTTCAGCTGTCGCATCTTTTGTTTTGTCAGCAGCATCTTTGGCTGCTACACTTGCTTCTTTTGCAGCCGCTTTTGTATTTTCTTTTAAGGATTCTGCCACCGGTTTGGCTTCTGATACACCTTCTTCAACTGTTTCTTGCATATCTTTGGCACTCTTTGTTGCATCAATGATAATGTCTTGCATATCATCTTTTTTCTCTTCTGCGATGTCTTGACCTTGTTCTTTTACTTCTACAGCTGATTTTTTAAATTTTTCAGACAGATCTCCGGTTTGTTTTTTCAAATTGGCAATCAAGTCTGCTGATGAGTCTTGTAAATCCTCCAAAGAATCACTTGTTTTATTTTTCAAGCTATCTGCTGTTTCTTCTGCTTGTTGTGATAATTTGGCCGCCTTATCTTTGGCAATGTCCGTTAAATCTTGGCTTTTTTCTTTTGCCATATCTGCATAATCGCTAGCAAAGTCCAATAAATCATCAGTATGTGCTGCTATTTTTTTACGTAATTCTTGACCAGATTCTGGTGCCAGCAGCATCACCGCTGCTGCAGCTGCCGCACCACCTACTACTGCGCCTAATAAAAATCCACTTGTTTTTCCCATTTGAATCCCTCCATTTATTTTTATCTATTCGCTTTTTGAGTTTGCGCGTTGTTTATTGAAAAATTTTAATGCTGTTTGGCCAACTTTTCCTGCTACTGTTGCTTGAGCAGTCGTTTTACCCACCGCACCTAGTTTGGCTACGGCATTTTTACCAGAGCGATTTAAATCTGAAATACTTTCACTTAAATCAGCAACTGCTGTAAATAACGGGTCAATGGTAGCAACTTTTCCATTGACATCATTAAGTAAAGTATTGGTTTTAACCAATAACCCTTCTACCTCACTAGTTAAAACATCCACATCTTTGGTAACAACACGAATTGTTTTGTTTGCTTCCTCCACAGTTGTACTGACGCTTGCTACTGTTTTTTGCACTTGGGCTAGTAAACGAATAACAAATACCACTAAAACAGCAAAGGCAATCGCTGCAATTAATGCTGCAATTTCTCCTCCACTCATGCCAAAACTCCTTTCCAACACTGAAATTTTTTTAAATTCCGTCATACTAAGCATATCACGAGGTAACTTTTGAAACAAATAAAAAGAACAAATGAATTTTTCTATTTTCCTATTGTAATCTATTTGTAAGCCGCTTCCAAAAATAAAAAACCTACGTAATAAAAAATCTTACGCAAGTTTTTCTGTTCGCTTATTTTGTTTTTGTATCTTTTTTAAATTCATCAGCTAACTCTAAAATATAATCTTTTAAGCCATCTTTAACTTCAGGATGTTTCAAGCCATAGTCAATGCTTGTTTTCATAAAACCTAATTTATCGCCAACATCATAACGTTGGCCCTTAAATTCCCGAGCAAAGACCCGTTGTGTTTTATTTAATTCATCAATGGCATCGGTTAATTGGATTTCGTTACCTGCTCCGGGTTTTTGTACTTCCAAAACATTAAAAATCTCTGGTGTCAGTAAATAACGACCAATAATCGCTAAATCACTTGGCGCTTTTTCTGGCACTGGTTTTTCTACAAAGTTTTTAACGTTGTACAAACCAGGCTGAACTTGTTCACCCGGATTGATAATACCATATTTAGAGGTATCTTCATGTGGTACTTTCATAACTGCAATTGTAGAAGCATGGGTTTTTTCGTAATCGTTGATGAGTTGTTTTGTTAGCGGCACCTTGTCTTCCATCAAGTCATCGCCTAGCATAACAACAAATGGTTCATTACCAACAAAGGCTTTAGCTTGTAAAACGGCGTGTCCCAAGCCTTTTGGATGTGATTGCCGAATAAAATGTAAATTAACATCTGTGGTTTCTTCCACCAATTTTAATAATTCTGTCTTACCTTTTTCTTTTAAATTGGTTTCTAGTTCAATATTCGCATCAAAATGATCTTCAATAGGACGTTTTGCTTTACCGGTCACAATTAAGATATCTTCAATTCCTGATTTTAGCGCTTCTTCAACGATAAATTGGATTGTTGGCTTGTCCACAATCGGCAACATTTCTTTTGCCATCGCTTTTGTTGCCGGTAAAAAACGGGTACCAAGTCCAGCAGCGGGAATAACAGCTTTTTTAACTTTCATTTTCCAAGACTCCTCAATTTTTATTTTAAAGTAAACTCGTTTTCTTTGCGACCATCTCGCAACATGATGTCCCGAGCAGCATCTTTAATTGGTTTATTATCATATAAAACACTATAGATAGTTTCTGTAATTGGCATTTCAATTTTTAACGTTTGAGCCAATTCCATTGCGGCCTTCGTTGTGGCAACACCTTCAACAATCATGCCCATATTGTCTAAAACTTCATCTAGTGAATGACCCTTACCTAATAAATTACCCGCACGCCAGTTACGGGAGTGAACACTTGTACAGGTTACAATTAAATCACCTACACCACTTAAACCGATGAAAGTTAATGGATTAGCACCCATTGCGACTCCTAATCGACTAATTTCAGCTAAACCGCGGGTCATAATTGCAGCTTTTGCATCATCACCATAGCCTAGACCATGAATTGCGCCAGCTCCAATGGCAATAATATTTTTCAACGCAGCTCCAGTTTCTACCCCAATAACATCATCATTGGTATAAATTCTAAAATAATCATTCATAAATAAATCTTGAACATATTGTGCTGCTGCTTGATCCACACTAGCAGCCGTAATTGTTGTAATATCGTGACGCACCACTTCTTCAGCGTGACTTGGGCCAGATAAAACGACAACTGCTTTGCGATTTTCAGCAGGAATTTCTTCGGTTAAAATTTCAGAAATGCGCTTGTGACTTTCTTGTTCTAAACCTTTAGAAGCGTGAATAATGACAGGTTGATGTTTTACATTTTTAGCAAACTCTTTTGCAACAATTCGCATTGCTTTGGTTGGTACGACAAAAAGGGCTGCGTCACAGTTGTCTATTGCTTCATTAATATCTTTTACTGCGACAATATTTTCCGGTAACTTCACATCAGGCAAATAATGACGATTGGTGTGATAAGTGTTAATCTCATCAATTTGTGCCGGATTGTTCCCCCAAATTCTTACTTCGTGACCATTTTCAGATAAAACTTGCGCTAACGCCGTTCCCCATGAACCCGGTCCTAAGACAGCAATTTTTTGTTTCAAAATAAACCCTCCTTGATTGTAAAGTTCTCTATAACAAAACGTCATAAAAAACTATTTTTCCATAATGGAAAGGTACTACACAAACTTCATTTTAGCACAATTTGACTAACAGCTGTTAGTTAAATTAAAAAGCGGTTACTGCCGTGACTGCGGTCATAATCTTTTAACTTTTGGTTATTTTTACGCCGATAAATTAAAATCCCCCAGGCACCAAAGAACAAGATAAAAGATAACGCCTGCGAAATGCGAATCGAACCAAATAGATAAAGACTATCACTGCGCATGCCTTCAATAAAGAAACGGCCTAAACTATACCAGATGATATAACTTAAGAAAACTTCGCCTTCTTTAAAGACATTTTTATTTCTTAAAAAAATTAAGATTAAAAAACCCAATACATTCCAAACAGATTCATATAAAAAGGTTGGTTGTCGGAAATGGCCTTCAATGTACATGTTATCAATAATAAATTGTGGCAAATGTAAATTTTGCAAAAAATCTTTAGTAGTAACAGCACCATATGCTTCATGGTTCATGAAGTTTCCCCAACGGCCAATGCCTTGCGCTAAGATAATACTTGGTGCTGCAATATCTAAAAATTTCCAAATTGGAATAAAGTGATGCCGACAAAAAATAACCAGCCAAATCCCACCAGCGATTAAGCCGCCATATATTGCAAGTCCGCCAGAACGCACGTTAAAAATTTGCAGGGGATCGTTTAAATAAGTCGGCAAATCAAACAATACATAGTAAAGTCTGGCACCAATTAATGCAACAGGCAACCCAACTAACATGAAATCTGTCACATCATCAGCCTTTAAACCA
The DNA window shown above is from Enterococcus montenegrensis and carries:
- a CDS encoding aminopeptidase P family protein; amino-acid sequence: MNLAKIEELKTWLKSHDIPLAYISNPDHIAYYSGYKSDPHERVLALFISATADPFLFTPALEVETAKNSSWQFDVLGYADNENPWQLIVAAIKARFDEPKKMAIEKNHLTVDRLEILRSLLLHTDFNFDLTSVIQQSQLRKTASEIKLLEEAGDWADEAFKIGFAAIKAGASEAEITAEIEYQLKRRGVSQMSFDTIVLAGDNAANPHGTPGARKIVPNELVLFDLGVIWKGYCSDATRTVAFQKPTALQEKIYQIVLEAQLAAQDFVRPGVTAAQIDQVARDVIEKAGYGKYFNHRLGHGIGTTVHEFPSLVEGNDLVIEEGMCFSIEPGIYLPGEVGVRIEDCIHVTQKGCAAFTKTPKELQIITK
- a CDS encoding YtxH domain-containing protein, whose product is MGKTSGFLLGAVVGGAAAAAAVMLLAPESGQELRKKIAAHTDDLLDFASDYADMAKEKSQDLTDIAKDKAAKLSQQAEETADSLKNKTSDSLEDLQDSSADLIANLKKQTGDLSEKFKKSAVEVKEQGQDIAEEKKDDMQDIIIDATKSAKDMQETVEEGVSEAKPVAESLKENTKAAAKEASVAAKDAADKTKDATAEETNMAAQDFKAAEKELKEKVEENNPE
- a CDS encoding DUF948 domain-containing protein gives rise to the protein MSGGEIAALIAAIAFAVLVVFVIRLLAQVQKTVASVSTTVEEANKTIRVVTKDVDVLTSEVEGLLVKTNTLLNDVNGKVATIDPLFTAVADLSESISDLNRSGKNAVAKLGAVGKTTAQATVAGKVGQTALKFFNKQRANSKSE
- the galU gene encoding UTP--glucose-1-phosphate uridylyltransferase GalU; protein product: MKVKKAVIPAAGLGTRFLPATKAMAKEMLPIVDKPTIQFIVEEALKSGIEDILIVTGKAKRPIEDHFDANIELETNLKEKGKTELLKLVEETTDVNLHFIRQSHPKGLGHAVLQAKAFVGNEPFVVMLGDDLMEDKVPLTKQLINDYEKTHASTIAVMKVPHEDTSKYGIINPGEQVQPGLYNVKNFVEKPVPEKAPSDLAIIGRYLLTPEIFNVLEVQKPGAGNEIQLTDAIDELNKTQRVFAREFKGQRYDVGDKLGFMKTSIDYGLKHPEVKDGLKDYILELADEFKKDTKTK
- a CDS encoding NAD(P)H-dependent glycerol-3-phosphate dehydrogenase, whose translation is MKQKIAVLGPGSWGTALAQVLSENGHEVRIWGNNPAQIDEINTYHTNRHYLPDVKLPENIVAVKDINEAIDNCDAALFVVPTKAMRIVAKEFAKNVKHQPVIIHASKGLEQESHKRISEILTEEIPAENRKAVVVLSGPSHAEEVVRHDITTITAASVDQAAAQYVQDLFMNDYFRIYTNDDVIGVETGAALKNIIAIGAGAIHGLGYGDDAKAAIMTRGLAEISRLGVAMGANPLTFIGLSGVGDLIVTCTSVHSRNWRAGNLLGKGHSLDEVLDNMGMIVEGVATTKAAMELAQTLKIEMPITETIYSVLYDNKPIKDAARDIMLRDGRKENEFTLK
- the lgt gene encoding prolipoprotein diacylglyceryl transferase, yielding MLAVVDRVAFEIFGIAIYWYAIIIVTGVIIAMFLSSREAVRVGLKADDVTDFMLVGLPVALIGARLYYVLFDLPTYLNDPLQIFNVRSGGLAIYGGLIAGGIWLVIFCRHHFIPIWKFLDIAAPSIILAQGIGRWGNFMNHEAYGAVTTKDFLQNLHLPQFIIDNMYIEGHFRQPTFLYESVWNVLGFLILIFLRNKNVFKEGEVFLSYIIWYSLGRFFIEGMRSDSLYLFGSIRISQALSFILFFGAWGILIYRRKNNQKLKDYDRSHGSNRFLI